From a single Candidatus Brevundimonas phytovorans genomic region:
- a CDS encoding helicase-related protein, which translates to MAARLEDIKNGASVRGVASAQAVHVISVDWIGDQAVNVVFRDHNGAVAEAVLYRDDEHRLDVEQNGRPWSFDADGALLRLVTEANRIKLAHYFDPYLAIHTSLVDPLPHQISAVYGEMLPRQPLRFLLADDPGAGKTIMAGLLMKELIARSDLERCLVVAPGSLVEQWQDELGQKFNLEFDILSRDMIENSRSGNPFSDRDRLIVRLDVLARNEELQEKLMSAREWDLIICDEAHRMSATYFGGEVKYTRRYQVGQKLGQVCRHLLLMSATPHNGKEEDFQLFMALLDGDRFEGRFRDGVHYADTEDMMRRLTKEELLKFDGRPLFPERRARTVKYQLSEGEAALYTAVTEYVRTEMNRVQRFAEGDGKKRNNVGFALQILQRRLASSPAAIYQSLKRRRERLEHELSEARLAAKGRRSGMGEPAVNADILRNIEEYGQEEIDELEDLISTGATTAETVEQLALEVETLKGLETMALGVLRSGVDTKWSQLNRILDDDLMIDAAGNRRKLIIFTEPKDTLHYLLDKVRARLGNPEAVEVIHGGVSREERRKVVERFMQDKDMLVLIANDAAGEGVNLQRGHLMVNYDLPWNPNKIEQRFGRIHRIGQAEVCHLWNLVAADTREGEVYARLLEKLEAAREALGGRVYDVLGELFDGVALKDLLFEAIQYGEQEDVKARLFQQVDGAVDQGHLLELLRRRALTNDTMPEARVEELRLEMERAEALRLQPHHIQSFFVEAFQHLGGRIKRREEGRWEISHVPVRIRERDRQLGTGAPIQTQYERICFEKNKINQQPVAAFVCPGHPLLEAVISLIREQYEQIMRQGAILVDDTDAGDALSAIFLLEHSVQDGRVTSAGKPHVISQRLQFAAIDKAGNTVNAGIAPHLNLRPATPEEVESVRELLHESWLTTDLEKAAIRFATVELAQGHVGEVKARRLPEIEKVEQEVRARLKKEINYWDARAFELKEEERAGKKTRVNWQNAQRRAEDLAERQKRRMDQLERERFISSQPPRVRGGMVVIPRGLLEARQAPGVPDHFAVDPAARRRIELAAMEAVMAAERALGNVPADVSAQKIGYDIASQDPKSGHLRFIEVKGRIDGADSVMITRQEVITSLHEPEKFILAIVSVNADIAQAPRYVRGPLVEREPSFLETAIQFDLRRLLERAEAPL; encoded by the coding sequence ATGGCGGCAAGGCTTGAGGACATAAAGAACGGCGCATCCGTGCGGGGCGTGGCCTCGGCGCAGGCTGTGCATGTCATTTCGGTCGACTGGATCGGCGATCAGGCGGTCAATGTCGTTTTCCGCGATCACAATGGCGCGGTCGCCGAGGCGGTTCTTTATCGGGACGACGAGCACCGTCTTGACGTCGAGCAGAACGGGCGGCCGTGGTCGTTCGACGCCGATGGCGCCTTGCTGCGTCTGGTGACAGAGGCCAACCGCATCAAGCTGGCGCACTATTTCGATCCGTATCTGGCGATTCACACCAGCCTGGTCGATCCGCTCCCGCATCAGATCTCCGCCGTTTATGGCGAAATGCTGCCGCGCCAGCCGTTGCGTTTTCTCCTCGCCGACGATCCCGGCGCCGGCAAGACGATCATGGCCGGGCTGCTGATGAAGGAGCTGATCGCCCGCAGCGATCTTGAGCGCTGCCTCGTCGTCGCGCCGGGCAGCCTGGTCGAGCAGTGGCAGGACGAACTCGGCCAGAAGTTCAATCTCGAATTCGACATCCTCTCTCGCGACATGATCGAGAACTCGCGGTCGGGTAATCCGTTCAGCGACCGGGATCGGCTGATCGTTCGTCTCGATGTGCTGGCGCGCAACGAGGAGCTTCAGGAGAAGCTCATGAGCGCGCGCGAATGGGATCTCATCATCTGCGACGAAGCCCATCGCATGTCGGCCACCTATTTCGGCGGTGAGGTCAAATATACGCGCCGCTATCAGGTCGGTCAGAAGCTCGGCCAGGTCTGCCGGCATCTGCTGCTCATGTCGGCGACGCCGCATAACGGCAAGGAAGAGGACTTCCAGCTCTTCATGGCGCTGCTCGACGGCGACCGGTTCGAGGGCCGGTTCCGCGACGGCGTCCACTATGCCGATACCGAAGACATGATGCGGCGACTGACCAAGGAGGAACTGCTCAAGTTCGATGGCCGGCCGCTCTTCCCCGAGCGCCGGGCGCGCACGGTCAAGTATCAGCTCTCGGAAGGGGAGGCCGCGCTCTACACCGCTGTCACTGAATATGTGCGCACCGAGATGAACCGGGTGCAGCGCTTCGCCGAGGGCGACGGGAAGAAGCGCAACAATGTCGGCTTCGCCTTGCAGATTCTCCAGCGGCGTCTCGCATCGTCGCCAGCGGCCATCTACCAGTCGCTCAAGCGCCGGCGCGAGCGGCTCGAGCACGAACTGAGCGAGGCGCGTCTTGCCGCCAAAGGGCGCCGGTCGGGCATGGGCGAACCGGCGGTCAACGCCGACATACTGCGCAATATCGAGGAATATGGCCAGGAGGAGATCGACGAGCTTGAGGATCTGATCTCGACGGGCGCGACGACGGCCGAGACGGTCGAGCAACTCGCCCTGGAAGTCGAGACGCTGAAGGGTCTGGAAACCATGGCGCTGGGCGTGCTGCGCTCGGGCGTGGACACGAAGTGGAGCCAGCTCAATCGTATCCTCGATGACGATCTCATGATCGACGCGGCCGGTAATCGCCGCAAGCTGATCATCTTCACCGAGCCCAAGGACACGCTCCACTACCTGCTTGACAAGGTGCGGGCGCGGCTTGGCAATCCCGAGGCCGTGGAGGTGATCCATGGCGGGGTGTCGCGCGAAGAGCGACGCAAGGTCGTTGAGCGCTTCATGCAGGACAAGGACATGCTCGTCCTCATCGCCAACGATGCGGCGGGCGAAGGCGTGAACCTTCAGCGTGGCCACCTCATGGTCAACTATGACCTGCCGTGGAACCCGAACAAGATCGAACAGCGCTTCGGCCGTATCCACCGCATCGGCCAGGCCGAGGTGTGTCATCTGTGGAATCTCGTCGCCGCCGATACGCGCGAGGGCGAGGTCTATGCGCGGCTGCTGGAAAAGCTCGAGGCGGCGCGCGAGGCCTTGGGCGGTCGTGTCTATGACGTGCTCGGCGAATTGTTCGACGGCGTGGCGCTCAAGGATCTGCTGTTCGAGGCGATCCAGTACGGCGAGCAGGAGGACGTCAAGGCGCGCCTCTTCCAGCAGGTCGATGGCGCCGTCGATCAGGGACATCTGCTGGAACTGCTGCGCCGCCGCGCGCTGACCAACGACACCATGCCGGAGGCCAGGGTCGAGGAACTGCGCCTGGAAATGGAGCGGGCCGAAGCGCTGCGCCTGCAACCGCACCATATCCAGAGCTTCTTTGTCGAGGCGTTCCAGCATTTGGGCGGCCGGATCAAGCGCCGAGAGGAAGGGCGTTGGGAAATCAGCCATGTGCCGGTACGCATTCGCGAGCGCGATCGTCAGCTCGGGACCGGCGCGCCGATCCAGACGCAATATGAGCGGATCTGCTTCGAGAAGAACAAGATCAACCAGCAGCCGGTCGCCGCCTTCGTCTGCCCCGGCCATCCGTTGCTCGAAGCGGTGATCAGCCTGATCCGCGAACAATATGAGCAGATCATGCGCCAGGGGGCGATTCTGGTGGACGACACCGATGCCGGTGACGCGTTGTCGGCGATCTTCTTGCTGGAGCACAGCGTCCAGGACGGCCGTGTGACCAGCGCCGGCAAACCGCATGTGATTTCGCAGCGATTGCAGTTCGCCGCCATCGACAAGGCCGGCAACACCGTCAATGCGGGCATCGCGCCGCATTTGAATCTGCGGCCCGCCACGCCGGAGGAGGTCGAAAGCGTCCGCGAGCTTCTGCATGAAAGCTGGTTGACCACGGATCTGGAAAAGGCCGCGATCCGGTTCGCGACGGTCGAGCTCGCCCAGGGTCATGTCGGCGAGGTCAAGGCGCGGCGTCTGCCCGAGATCGAAAAGGTCGAGCAGGAAGTTCGCGCGCGGCTCAAGAAGGAGATTAACTACTGGGACGCGCGCGCCTTCGAACTGAAGGAGGAAGAGCGAGCCGGCAAGAAGACGCGGGTGAACTGGCAGAACGCCCAGCGCCGGGCGGAAGATCTGGCGGAACGGCAGAAGCGCCGTATGGACCAGCTTGAGCGCGAGCGGTTCATCTCATCGCAGCCGCCGCGCGTGCGTGGCGGCATGGTCGTCATTCCGCGCGGTCTGCTCGAGGCGCGTCAGGCGCCAGGCGTTCCTGACCACTTCGCGGTAGACCCCGCCGCGCGCCGACGGATTGAGCTTGCGGCGATGGAGGCGGTCATGGCCGCGGAGCGGGCGCTGGGCAATGTGCCGGCCGACGTCTCGGCCCAGAAGATCGGCTACGACATCGCCTCGCAGGATCCGAAGTCGGGGCATCTGCGCTTCATCGAGGTCAAGGGTCGTATCGACGGGGCGGACAGCGTGATGATCACGCGGCAGGAGGTCATCACCTCCCTGCATGAGCCGGAGAAGTTCATCTTGGCGATCGTCTCGGTCAACGCCGACATCGCTCAGGCCCCTCGTTACGTTCGCGGTCCGCTTGTGGAACGGGAACCGTCGTTCCTCGAGACGGCGATCCAGTTCGATCTGCGACGCTTGCTGGAGCGCGCAGAGGCGCCGTTATGA
- a CDS encoding UvrD-helicase domain-containing protein codes for MMSSVSTGLKDDGARRAAISVHDRSILVEAGAGSGKTAVMAGRIAAMLAEGVSPRAIAAVTFTELAASELLSRVREFVADLSTGKIATELRIALPDGLTQTHRDNLAAASAAIDEITCSTIHGFCQRLIKPYPAEADIDPGAGVMDRNQADLTFLEMVDDWLRERLSGNQGGILAEMVLHSPGETVALVHKIAENLRRRRTLAAPPVSPLDGHLTAFRQATADFAGFMDAAAATEPETVVIVDRLIEMATALASGPDLATPAGLVGLLTSRPHPDLCTKAGAFASYRKKGKWAAAAKQAGLSKADGERLNDAADAHYTACCDAWTLLLQAAASRTLAALIEEARPILDRYRAHKRASAQLDFDDLIFAARDLLRDHDDVRRALGRRFAHVLVDEFQDTDPLQTEIFWRLCGEPVDGDDQWTQFHIRPGALFLVGDPKQAIYRFRGADVGAYVQARDAFRAQHPDSLLSISTNFRSCASILTFVNERFEAVLSADGQPGFTALDPFHEDRGGLCVAAIDIAVADENGKASAEQQRDAEADAIAELCARLIDSQPVIDRRSGTERPCQPGDIALLAPTGAELWRYEEALERRGIPVATQAGKGLFRRQEIQDLIALTRVLADRRDTLALGALLRGPLVGLTEEELLDVVWGLPRAEDEPARIPRLDLGVDPAVIDHPLVREVIERLQSLFRRGNSTTPHALLSQAVDVMRVRPILLDRHRGQAERALANVDLYLSLSSGYAVRGLRAFAEAMAAAWSDEARAVEGRPDAQEEAVALFTMHAAKGLEWPIVIPINTMTGVMAPDSAVIDRQTDTFYCPVLGVAPDGYETARQEEKDELDRERIRLWYVAATRARELLVLPRLDTTPSKSAWIGLVDLSLADLPGLDVAHLPAGITTAGAGAVNGQTRASFAAEAETIAAGQTQLTWLAPSRDENAAGAILREEETAIWAGTADDPSPELDAAALVQGGRERGLILHKLMEEVLTGETEQTVATLAERAGALIRALGRTPVADPATGLSSEELAGCVARTLALPDIAALLPKLQAEFPVYAVHQADGTETATAGIADALTLTDAGQAAVVVDWKSDVTPAPGTLDHYRAQVRAYLDMTGAERGLIVLMTSGNVIPVQPTNPPSSHSEHGVG; via the coding sequence ATGATGAGCAGCGTGTCCACAGGGCTGAAGGACGACGGCGCGCGCCGCGCCGCGATCAGCGTCCACGACCGGTCGATCCTGGTGGAGGCCGGGGCGGGATCGGGCAAGACTGCCGTCATGGCAGGACGCATCGCCGCCATGCTGGCCGAAGGTGTCTCGCCGCGCGCCATCGCCGCTGTCACCTTCACCGAACTTGCGGCCAGCGAACTGCTGTCCCGTGTCCGTGAATTCGTCGCCGACCTCTCGACCGGCAAGATCGCGACCGAACTGCGCATCGCGCTGCCCGACGGCCTCACCCAGACCCATCGCGACAATCTCGCCGCCGCCAGCGCCGCGATCGACGAAATCACCTGTTCGACCATTCACGGCTTCTGCCAGCGCCTGATCAAACCCTATCCGGCGGAGGCCGACATCGATCCCGGCGCCGGCGTCATGGATCGCAACCAGGCCGATCTCACCTTCCTCGAAATGGTCGACGATTGGCTGCGCGAGCGCCTGTCCGGCAACCAGGGCGGCATCCTCGCCGAGATGGTGCTGCACAGCCCCGGCGAAACCGTGGCGCTGGTCCACAAGATCGCCGAGAATCTGCGCCGCCGTCGCACGCTCGCCGCGCCGCCTGTCTCCCCGCTCGACGGCCACCTGACGGCGTTCAGACAGGCGACGGCGGATTTCGCGGGCTTCATGGATGCGGCAGCGGCGACCGAACCTGAAACCGTAGTGATCGTCGACCGGCTCATCGAAATGGCGACCGCCTTGGCCAGCGGACCTGATCTGGCGACACCGGCCGGTCTCGTCGGGCTCCTCACCTCGCGGCCTCATCCGGACCTTTGTACCAAGGCCGGCGCCTTCGCGTCCTACCGCAAGAAGGGCAAATGGGCGGCCGCGGCGAAGCAGGCCGGTCTCTCCAAGGCCGATGGCGAGCGGCTGAACGACGCCGCCGACGCCCACTACACGGCCTGCTGCGACGCCTGGACCCTGCTTCTCCAGGCCGCGGCGAGCCGGACCCTCGCGGCTCTGATTGAGGAAGCGCGTCCGATCCTGGACCGCTACCGCGCCCACAAGCGCGCCAGCGCTCAACTCGATTTCGACGATCTGATTTTCGCCGCGCGCGATCTGCTGCGCGACCATGACGACGTTCGCCGCGCGCTCGGGCGGCGCTTCGCCCACGTCCTCGTCGATGAGTTCCAGGACACCGACCCGCTGCAGACCGAGATTTTCTGGCGTCTGTGCGGCGAGCCGGTCGACGGCGATGACCAATGGACCCAGTTCCACATCCGGCCGGGGGCGCTCTTCCTGGTCGGCGACCCCAAGCAGGCGATCTATCGCTTCCGCGGCGCCGACGTCGGCGCCTATGTGCAGGCCCGCGACGCCTTTCGCGCCCAGCACCCCGACAGCCTCCTGTCGATCTCCACCAATTTCCGCTCCTGCGCCTCGATCCTCACCTTCGTCAATGAGCGCTTCGAGGCCGTGCTATCGGCCGATGGACAGCCGGGCTTCACCGCTCTGGACCCGTTCCATGAAGACCGAGGCGGTCTGTGCGTGGCGGCCATCGACATCGCCGTCGCGGACGAGAACGGCAAGGCGAGCGCCGAGCAGCAGCGCGACGCCGAGGCTGACGCCATCGCCGAGCTGTGCGCGCGGCTGATCGACAGCCAGCCCGTCATCGACCGGCGCAGCGGGACCGAACGGCCCTGCCAGCCGGGCGACATCGCCCTGCTGGCGCCGACCGGTGCGGAGCTGTGGCGCTATGAAGAGGCCCTGGAGCGCCGGGGCATTCCCGTGGCGACCCAGGCCGGCAAGGGCCTGTTCCGGCGTCAGGAGATCCAGGACCTGATCGCGCTGACCCGCGTCCTCGCCGATCGCCGCGATACCCTGGCGCTCGGCGCTCTGCTGCGCGGACCTCTGGTCGGCCTCACTGAGGAAGAATTGCTGGACGTCGTCTGGGGGCTTCCGCGCGCCGAGGACGAACCCGCTCGAATCCCGCGTCTCGACCTCGGCGTCGACCCGGCGGTCATCGACCATCCGCTCGTGCGCGAGGTTATCGAGCGGCTGCAATCGCTTTTCCGGCGCGGCAACAGCACGACCCCGCACGCGCTGCTCTCGCAGGCCGTGGACGTCATGCGGGTTCGCCCGATCCTCCTTGATCGCCATCGTGGTCAGGCCGAGCGCGCGCTGGCCAATGTCGATCTCTATCTCAGCCTGTCGAGCGGCTACGCCGTGCGCGGCCTGCGCGCCTTCGCCGAAGCGATGGCGGCGGCCTGGTCCGACGAAGCCCGCGCGGTCGAAGGCCGGCCTGACGCCCAGGAAGAAGCCGTCGCGCTCTTCACCATGCACGCGGCCAAGGGGCTGGAATGGCCGATCGTCATCCCCATCAACACCATGACCGGCGTCATGGCGCCGGATAGCGCCGTCATCGACCGCCAGACAGACACCTTTTATTGCCCGGTCCTGGGCGTCGCGCCCGACGGCTACGAGACCGCGCGCCAGGAGGAAAAGGACGAACTGGATCGCGAACGCATCCGGCTTTGGTATGTCGCCGCCACGCGGGCCCGCGAACTTCTCGTTCTGCCGCGGCTCGATACGACGCCATCGAAATCGGCCTGGATCGGTCTGGTCGATCTCTCGCTTGCCGACCTTCCCGGCCTGGATGTCGCGCATCTGCCTGCCGGGATCACGACCGCCGGCGCCGGAGCGGTCAATGGCCAGACGCGCGCGAGCTTCGCCGCGGAAGCCGAAACCATCGCCGCCGGACAGACGCAGCTGACCTGGCTTGCGCCCAGCCGCGACGAAAACGCCGCCGGAGCCATCCTTAGGGAAGAAGAGACGGCGATCTGGGCCGGGACGGCCGACGACCCGTCTCCCGAGCTGGACGCCGCCGCCTTGGTCCAGGGCGGCCGTGAACGGGGCCTGATCCTGCACAAACTCATGGAAGAAGTGTTGACCGGCGAAACCGAGCAGACAGTGGCGACCCTTGCCGAACGCGCCGGCGCGCTGATCCGCGCCCTGGGACGAACCCCGGTCGCCGATCCGGCGACGGGCCTGTCGAGCGAAGAGCTGGCGGGCTGCGTCGCCCGGACCCTGGCGCTGCCCGACATCGCAGCCCTGCTGCCGAAGCTCCAGGCCGAGTTTCCTGTCTATGCCGTGCATCAGGCCGACGGGACGGAGACGGCGACGGCCGGGATCGCGGACGCCCTGACCCTGACCGACGCAGGCCAGGCCGCCGTCGTCGTGGATTGGAAAAGCGATGTGACGCCGGCGCCCGGAACACTCGATCACTATCGGGCGCAGGTTCGTGCCTATCTTGACATGACCGGCGCCGAACGCGGCCTGATTGTGCTGATGACGTCCGGCAACGTCATTCCGGTCCAACCGACGAACCCGCCATCGTCCCATTCTGAGCATGGGGTCGGATGA
- a CDS encoding PD-(D/E)XK nuclease family protein, giving the protein MTIAYRSTLVVHGRLAIREGRLAAGRDGRHGLQIMSFEQAAVRLAGGFVRPIDDESLRAAIQAALPVTPMAELDSIKALPGMIDAAADTLHKAWRAGIDLAARAADHPRLGAIARLEAAVLDQLPAGMMRPLDIVAAATVRLAHAPAVLGPMEIIGLTELSPCWRSLLQALTAHIPVQWTAGPRNAPAWLKGMDVAVSRAPAQTPEVSAMSAATAYHEAIEAMRWVRSLLAAGVSPSEIALATASPADYDDHFLALRADANIDLHFVHGVRTVATREGQAAAALADIVVRGLSQSRLRRLATLCRDSGPFETLPEGWLRVLPTDAPLSTSGAWNRLLARLTPEDWPDGADHAPALRAGVELLTQGPSAAAEIGDAFLKGRALAIWRKALLAGPAASIDATLETLKQDDGLEACVCVAWMPASALAASPRRFVRLLGLNSSRWPRGIAEDRLIPDHIIPTPVLDPLPVNLADRRDFETILATTAGAVVLSRARRDADGRLLGRSPLLAGHGDETYLRRNATPAHAFSETDRLMARPQDFAVDPQAIGAQGCWRDWRQTEITPHDGLVRADHPLVLAILDRTQSASSLRRLLRNPLSFVWIYAFGWREPQSSAEPLVLDALGIGDLVHMVLDSALRDLETGGGLAAADRETIETAVARAAQAVAADWESVRPVPPAVIWGRILDDARLMAGRALAYGDEILPGARAFGEVPFGGSQPKSDAAAPWDTNAPVTIPDTGFNIAGYIDRLDISGDGKRALVRDYKTGRPPRGDIRLNGGRELQRCLYAFAVKALLGDDVTISASLLYPREPVDLQLDDPEAVLTEITGYLRAARTSLAGGAALPGPDTGGDYDDLAFALPANAGATYCKRKLPAATERLGEVARIWEAE; this is encoded by the coding sequence ATGACCATCGCCTATCGATCCACCCTGGTCGTTCACGGCCGCCTCGCCATACGGGAAGGCCGCCTGGCGGCAGGGCGTGACGGCCGTCACGGTCTCCAGATCATGTCGTTCGAGCAGGCCGCGGTGCGGCTGGCCGGCGGTTTCGTCCGTCCGATCGACGACGAGAGTCTGCGCGCGGCCATCCAGGCCGCCCTGCCTGTGACGCCGATGGCCGAGCTGGACAGCATCAAGGCCCTGCCAGGCATGATCGATGCAGCGGCTGACACCCTGCATAAAGCCTGGCGCGCCGGCATCGACCTTGCCGCGCGCGCCGCCGATCATCCTCGTCTCGGCGCAATCGCGCGCCTCGAAGCCGCCGTCCTCGATCAGCTTCCGGCCGGCATGATGCGCCCCCTGGACATCGTCGCCGCCGCAACCGTCCGCCTCGCGCATGCGCCGGCGGTGCTCGGTCCGATGGAAATCATCGGCCTGACCGAACTCTCGCCCTGCTGGCGCTCGCTGCTTCAGGCGCTCACCGCCCATATTCCCGTGCAATGGACCGCCGGCCCAAGGAACGCGCCTGCATGGCTAAAGGGCATGGACGTCGCCGTGTCGCGCGCGCCGGCGCAAACGCCCGAAGTCAGCGCCATGAGCGCGGCGACGGCCTATCACGAGGCCATCGAGGCGATGCGCTGGGTGCGAAGCCTCCTGGCCGCAGGGGTATCGCCCTCGGAAATCGCCCTCGCGACCGCTTCGCCCGCGGACTATGACGATCACTTCCTGGCTCTGCGCGCCGACGCCAATATCGACTTGCACTTCGTTCACGGCGTCCGGACCGTCGCCACGCGCGAAGGCCAGGCCGCCGCCGCGCTGGCCGACATCGTCGTACGCGGCCTGTCGCAGTCGCGGCTGCGCCGCTTGGCCACGCTGTGCCGGGACAGCGGACCTTTCGAAACCCTCCCCGAAGGCTGGCTGCGCGTCCTGCCGACAGACGCCCCGCTTTCGACATCGGGCGCCTGGAACCGTCTGCTCGCCCGCCTGACGCCCGAAGACTGGCCCGATGGTGCCGATCACGCCCCGGCGCTGCGCGCAGGCGTCGAGCTTCTGACCCAAGGCCCCTCCGCCGCCGCCGAGATCGGCGACGCCTTCCTCAAGGGCCGGGCGCTCGCGATCTGGCGCAAGGCGCTGCTCGCCGGGCCTGCCGCCTCGATCGACGCGACGCTGGAAACCTTGAAGCAGGACGACGGTCTGGAAGCCTGCGTCTGCGTCGCCTGGATGCCGGCCAGCGCGCTTGCGGCGTCGCCGCGCCGCTTCGTGCGGCTCCTGGGCCTCAACTCCTCGCGCTGGCCGCGCGGGATCGCCGAAGACCGGCTGATCCCGGACCATATCATCCCGACCCCGGTGCTCGATCCGCTGCCGGTCAATCTCGCTGACCGCCGCGACTTCGAGACGATCCTCGCCACGACCGCCGGCGCGGTCGTTCTGTCACGCGCCCGGCGCGATGCCGACGGACGCCTGCTCGGACGCAGTCCGCTGCTCGCCGGGCATGGCGATGAAACCTACCTGCGCCGCAACGCGACGCCCGCCCACGCCTTCAGCGAAACCGACCGTCTCATGGCCCGGCCGCAGGACTTCGCCGTCGATCCGCAAGCGATCGGCGCGCAGGGCTGCTGGCGTGACTGGCGACAGACCGAGATCACGCCCCATGACGGGTTGGTGCGCGCCGACCATCCCCTTGTGCTCGCCATCCTCGATCGCACCCAGTCGGCCAGCTCGCTGCGCCGCCTGCTGCGCAATCCGCTCAGCTTCGTGTGGATCTATGCCTTCGGATGGCGCGAGCCGCAGAGTAGCGCCGAACCGCTGGTGCTCGATGCGCTCGGGATCGGCGATCTCGTCCACATGGTTCTCGACAGCGCCCTGCGCGATCTCGAAACCGGCGGCGGGCTCGCCGCCGCCGACAGGGAGACCATCGAAACGGCGGTCGCCCGGGCCGCACAAGCCGTCGCCGCCGATTGGGAGAGCGTGCGTCCGGTTCCGCCGGCCGTCATCTGGGGCCGCATCCTCGACGACGCACGCCTGATGGCCGGCCGCGCCCTAGCCTACGGCGACGAAATCCTGCCCGGCGCCCGCGCTTTCGGCGAGGTGCCGTTCGGCGGCTCGCAGCCAAAGTCGGACGCGGCCGCGCCGTGGGACACGAACGCGCCGGTCACGATTCCCGACACCGGCTTCAACATCGCCGGCTATATCGATCGGCTCGATATTTCGGGCGACGGCAAGCGTGCGCTCGTTCGCGATTACAAGACCGGCCGGCCGCCACGCGGCGACATTCGCCTGAACGGCGGACGCGAGCTGCAGCGCTGCCTCTATGCCTTCGCGGTGAAGGCGCTCCTCGGCGACGACGTCACCATCAGCGCTTCGCTGCTCTACCCGCGTGAGCCGGTCGATCTCCAACTCGACGATCCCGAGGCGGTGCTTACCGAGATCACGGGCTATCTCCGGGCGGCCAGAACCAGCCTCGCCGGCGGCGCGGCCCTGCCTGGCCCCGATACCGGCGGCGACTATGACGATCTCGCCTTCGCCCTGCCGGCCAACGCCGGCGCCACCTATTGCAAACGCAAACTCCCCGCCGCGACCGAGCGGCTGGGCGAAGTCGCTCGGATCTGGGAGGCGGAATGA
- a CDS encoding WYL domain-containing protein, whose translation MAEAATTLKWGVGRRLEFIEFRLFWEGSINRAGLVEAFGVSVPQASKDLTLYQERAPGNMEYDTRAKRYVAAEKFMLRFLDPDPYVYLAQLRSVAEGAVPSHDSWIAALPSVDVALTPRRDIDIEVLRKILDASREGVSIEVFYQSMNTARPDPIWRRITPHAFGYDGFRWHARAYCHLEHKFKDFLLPRILDVGAKGEPGETGERDWLWNNYFDVMIGPHPALTASQKKVVAKDYGLDQGNGVLTVRYAMLFYVLKRLGLLGDAAKQSAHTQHIVTINRKETEAALERAELQL comes from the coding sequence ATGGCAGAGGCGGCGACGACGTTGAAGTGGGGGGTGGGGCGCCGGCTCGAATTCATTGAGTTCCGGCTGTTCTGGGAGGGCTCGATCAATCGCGCCGGCCTGGTGGAGGCGTTTGGCGTGTCGGTTCCTCAGGCGTCGAAGGATCTGACGCTCTATCAGGAGCGGGCGCCTGGAAACATGGAATATGACACGCGCGCCAAGCGCTATGTCGCCGCCGAGAAGTTCATGTTGCGCTTCCTCGATCCTGATCCTTACGTCTATCTCGCGCAGCTTCGCTCGGTCGCCGAAGGGGCTGTGCCGTCACATGATTCCTGGATTGCGGCCCTGCCCAGCGTCGATGTCGCGCTGACGCCGAGGCGCGACATCGACATTGAGGTTTTGCGCAAGATCCTTGACGCCAGCCGCGAGGGCGTCTCCATCGAGGTCTTCTATCAGTCGATGAACACGGCGCGACCGGACCCGATCTGGCGGCGCATCACGCCCCACGCCTTCGGCTATGACGGCTTTCGCTGGCACGCCCGGGCCTATTGCCACCTTGAGCATAAGTTCAAGGATTTCCTGCTTCCGCGCATTCTGGATGTGGGGGCGAAGGGCGAGCCGGGGGAGACTGGCGAGCGGGACTGGCTGTGGAACAACTATTTCGACGTCATGATCGGCCCGCATCCCGCGCTGACGGCGAGCCAGAAGAAGGTCGTGGCCAAAGACTACGGGCTCGATCAGGGTAATGGCGTGCTCACGGTGCGTTATGCGATGCTTTTCTATGTTTTGAAGCGCCTGGGGTTGCTGGGTGATGCTGCAAAACAAAGCGCCCATACCCAGCATATCGTGACAATTAACCGCAAAGAAACTGAGGCCGCGCTCGAGCGGGCGGAGCTTCAGCTATGA